A window of Benincasa hispida cultivar B227 chromosome 9, ASM972705v1, whole genome shotgun sequence genomic DNA:
AGGTCGGGGGTGGGGATAGGGAATGCATTTCCCTTTCCCGTTTAGCTCACAAGAAAATTTTCTCATTCCCCGCCTAATCGGAGAATCTCCGCCCCGTTTGGGGTGGGCTCCGCAGAGTCCTGTCTCCATTGGGAAGTTGAACATCTCTACTCTGCCAAAATGAGAGTAACTCATCAATCCCTCTACGTTATAAATAATGATGTTTGTGTTTTGACAAAATACTCTTTTGGTCTATGGTACTAGTTTATCcacaaatttttgaaaataaactcAAACGGTATAATTTAGTTAACTttaataatttatcatttattttttaaaatatgaatataAATAGAATTTTTTATGGACTtttgccttttattttttttgtacgAACTACACTTGTGATCTTGGAAAAATTGCCAGAAAtaatattttaagtttttaCCGGACAAAACTAGTACTTTTTTGAAAACTCGttcaaatagtttttcttaGTCCATTTCGCGAGAttgttttttctaaattattgattGTTTTGGCCCTTTTGGACATTTCTCAGTACGAGATTACACCAAGATTCGAgtaatttttacaaaatattatgtgatatttctaaatcttataccaaatcttataaatttttaaatcttctctaaatttgattatctttacctaatattatatgaaaatgttatgtaaatttttaaatcttgaccaaatttctaatttttaaatcaacttaccaattatttaaatgaatttttttagatGGATCTCAGgtgattgattttgatttctaaatctttggaaagattaatttttttttaaaaaaaagtagaatatggaaaatatataaaatctcgatATGATTCTCAAGTAGATTAACACAACTTACCaattatttaaatgaatttttttagatggaattgattttgatttctaaatCTTTGGaaagattattcttttttttaaaaaaagtagaatatggaaaatatataaaatctcgatATGATTCTCAAGTAGATTAACACTGAGATGGATGAATTCTCGAGCAGATTAATAtcaagattttatatatttttcatatcttaccttttttttatattaatctttcccaaaatttaaaaatcaaaatgtaatCATCTGTCTAGAAAATCTAATTGGTAAACTCATTTGgaaatttataaattcatataatcGTATAAACAGAAATTGTGCCTAAAATTACGTAAGAGTCGATTATAATAGGGTTGAccagaaaaatagaaaatttcaaAGTTCCATTtggaaaaaatggcaaaaaagtttcaaaattataaaaatagcaaaacaaattTATGTAATggaaaatactaattagtaaatgacaaaactaccctaaaacaacaaaattaagtacaaatgAGAATACAAAGATACATTGCTTCAAAAACAACTTGAATACAAAAAATACACTCTACTTATATTTTAGAACCATAAATACATAGTATCTAAACATTTCagaagcaaaaattaaaaatcatccaATATGAAATCACATTCCCGACTGCTTTATAGAAGGCGTGTATGCGATGGAAGATGATGACCAAGCAGTAGGGGTTATTAAAAACTTATGGATGTCCACAACGATGGACTTCCTTCAAGgtgagaaagagcaaagttGATTGTACCAGTGAATGAAGTTGTTGTTGGCAAGTAAATAAATCCCAGAACATCATTGTTGAACGCAATATTCGAAATAGAAACAAAAGTATGAAACATGTGTTCGAACGAAAAAGATCGACAATCTGGCAATGGTGGTCGTCAAAAGCTAGTCAAAAGATGAAATTCAGGAAAGGGTGACTGAgattaataagaagaaaaagagtaagtgaagaagatgaaaatgtaagatttagggttttcttaatcttattttaataataatgataatgataatgctgataataagaataataattttttcaattcctatttatatgtttcttttaaGTACAAGCTATTGTTACGTGtttctatatgaaaaattgaaaatataaaaaatatgaagaaaaaaaatcaaattaatttgataacaatatgtataaactaatgaaaaatatttagatacaattgaatttgtaacaaacatttaaacaaatagaaagttagttagataaaatcaaatttgataataaaagataaattcaaatataaattgggGAGAACAATGTAtttgtttattgtgattaattcgataagtagttagataaaatctaatttgataataaaatataaattcatatataattttggaagaaaaatCAGGAAAGGAGTTTGTTTATTCAACTACAAAATCAAGCCTAACTCGTTGTAAAGGTATaacaaaaacaacaagactACAAAAGCGAATTAatatttgtttgtcaaaaagacaaattaatgatataataagatgataatgaataaaagatggttaaaaaaatattaaaaaataatgaaatttaaatgaaatatacaatttgttagaagataatatgtataaaatattaagtaaaatcctaatcaatataaaaaatttatttcgaatttaaaataataaaaaaccaataaaataatataaatccaaagatatattataaattaaaatcaaaatggtgataaataaattaaagattgattaattttgtatatcttccaaaaatggttaaatcaaatcaaaacaaatatgaaaccgtcaattcaaattttaaattgggAGAAAAATTCGGCACTTTTATCTCTTGAATTGGTTAGGTTGAAGTCTCAAACGATTCcatttatataacaattatacagTACTCGAGAAAATGGTTAATCGACCATGTATGGGCAATTTCgggattaagaaaatatatatcatgTGCACACATGCTTTTGccaaaaatcttattatttctttttttttttgacaaaaatcaaaaggCACCCCTCAATTTTGCTATTTCCTCCAATTTTCTCGATAAAGATAACCGAATTTGGagcaaatttgaaaatatattggatttggtataagatttggaTAGATgatctaatatttgaaaaaaaaaaaactagaatctCGTGTTTAATCTCTATCAAGATAGGCCCAAAATGACCAAAACAATGGTAGAAAAAGtgaatttttaactaaatctcgGTGGTTGTCTCTCACGAGATCTACTGAAAAAATTAGTTTAccgaattttaaaaaaaggtgttagttttgaaaaatgaaaagttgaGGGTGATATTTCTGACAATTTTCCGATCTAATGTTGTTATCCAAGACAAAACAAAACACATACTGCAATGAGAAACTATCaagcttaattttaataatgccataatccaaaaattaaGTATCAAGCTTAACTTAaaagtttttaataaaaagatcttaatcaaataattaagtaaACTATCTTAAgaacaaaacaatttttttttgactAATTAATACATTCTGATTACTCAATTGGAGAAAAAGTACGGAAGATAaagatgaaatgaaaaaaaaaagaaaaagaatgctTCCTACATTTTAGATGTTTTACACATTTGTCGGTACATAAACCTGAAGTTGCTTTTTCTAAAtgccaataaataaataaaataacgaaGCTGAGTAGAATTAATAATAATCGTttcataaatttatataaaaaatgatgaatgattgCTTGTCTTATTATTACTTGTCTTGATCTTGTTGGTGTGACTACTACATCACTAGCAGCCGAATCCAATTTGGTGCGACTTTATGGGAATCTTTTCGCATTTAATCTTATATAATATAGTGGGTGACATTATAAATtcatttaacaaattaattattgCCTTTAACTTTTAACTCTCCAATGTGATTTGAGGTAATCTTAGTGTCACTTGCACAAATTGTTgacaaacaatttaattaaacatcaaGCTcaacatactttttttttcggcctaaaaaaggattttttttttctttgtatagATTACGCTTCTCTATTTCGTTGTTAATGTACTATGACATGCTAAATAATAAGTCAATGTTTATTAGAAAGTGAAGTATATACTATCACAATTTAGAGTTTATggattgaaattatttttttagttaaaatttttttccttctctaaacttttacgaaaataataatttaattttttaattttaatttttaatagtcTAGaccatataattttaatttgtaataatttaatctaaattttaatgtgtaacaatttaatctcaatattttaaaatttgcaacaagttaatttttatcgtgaaaaaacttaaaaatttaatgaaatttcttacCTAACTCGATTAATAAGTTTTTAATAGAAAACTATGTTTAAAACCATTAAAAATAAGTCCTATCAAATAATACTTaattttgatgagattttttttaatatagattaaattgtaataaatttaaaagttaaggAGCTAgcttattaattataatgacttgaaaaagaaaacaagaaaaatatcCTTTTGTAcgtaagtttcaaaattttacatatttagtccttaagttttgaatttagtttcaatttaatccttcgatttcaaaatgttacaatttttacaattgaGATTTGagctttgtttcaatttggtatttttaaaatttacatttttaacttcaatttttttattaaatactcaatttcaattatttggtttaatgtttattaattaattttaaataattatggaatgaaattttaaatttagttttaataatgatgaaaaataatgaaacttaattaattatactttGTTTAAATTAGTTAAGACGAAAAACAAGTAATTAGTGAAAAATCGATGTCAAAAgtgtaaatattgaaattaaaaaactaaattgaaacaaaactcaaatctcattattaaaattataatattttaaaattgagtgactaaatcaaaatcaaattcaaaatttaaaagactAATAAATAGAAACTACCTccaaaatttatgaactaaaaATTGTAGTgtttttccaaaataataataataatgatgataaaCAAGATTCATAACCAGAAGGTTCAAATTTCCACCtgtaaattatataataatctGCTGCCGACACTCATTCTCCTCACCAGTGGTTGTCATTTGGCTTCGAGATTTTTGGCCTTGTTAATGCTCCAAGCTTACCCCATTTCATCTCCTTCCTACTTGGCCTTTGAACAGAGAGTTCAAGAATTGTCCCCTGTTTTCAATTTCAGGGACGATTCAAGTTTCTTGCCTTGTTCTTTCTCCAACTTCATCTGGGTTTCGACTATTATGTGGTTTCTGTGCTGAAACTATCTTCAATTATCATAATCTGTGTTAgtataatcataaaaaaaaaatgctttcgGCAAAATCTGAGTCTGATATTACCAGTTTGGCGCCATCATCGCCTTCAAGGTCACCAAAGCGGCCAACATACTATGTTCAGAGCCCTTCAAGGTGTTCTAATGATGGGGACAAATCTTCCTCAATGCACACCACTCCAATCTATAACAATAGCCCAATTGAGTCACCTTCACACCCGTCGTTTGGCCGCCATTCAAGAAACTCATCGGCGAGCCGATTTTCGGGTATTTTCCGGTCATCTTCAGGCAGAAAGGGGAGCAGCAAGAAGCAGATTAGCAATGAAAAAGGGTGGCCTGAGTGTAATGTGATCATGGAAGAAGGACCTTATGATGACCTTGAGGATAAGGCTCTCTCAAGACGCTTTCAGGCTATAATTGCTTTCTTGAGTTTCATTGCTTTGTTCACATTTTTCTGCCTCATCATTTGGGGCGCCAGCAGGCCTTTCAAGGCTCAGATTTCTGTCAAGGTAATCAAGTTACTAATAAGTTAATAACTATTGATATGGTTTGTATTCTTTAGACCGTTCTCATGATTGCCAACACAACATGAATTCAGCTTAACGGTTAAAATCTTCATCCACAAATGATACGAtgttctttaaaagaaaaagatgattgTCTATGTATACTCGAGAAGAAATAAATGACATGGTAGAAATTTTAACATAAGATTCTATGTTTGACACAAAATAAAGAGACTGACATCTTAAATAACTATGATTAACCTTCTATGTATATTCATAACAATTCTTTTAACTGAATCACAATTCAAATTTATGAAGCTAGATCATTTGATTAGCTTCTCTCTTCTTGACCATGTCAATTTCCAGCCTTTCACGAACAGAGACGTTAtttgtttaatgtaaaatcTGATCCTTTCAGAGCTTGGCTGTGCATAATTTTTATGTTGGGGAAGGTTCAGATTCCACTGGGGTTCCTACCAAGTTGCTGACATTGAATAGCACATTGAGGTTAAGTGTATACAACCCTGCTACAGTATTTGGCATTCATGTTACCTCCACACCAATTGATCTCATTTATTCAGAGATTGTTGTGGCCTCTGGTCAGGTAATTAAACTATGCCGAGTTTCTGTTTCCTCTTTTCTTACTCATAACTTTGGAACTAATTGGTTTGGGAAAAGGTGTTGGATTGGAGTCCAGCTCGCCTTAAGAGTTAAAAACTAACCCttgtttggaatgactttcTGAGATACTTTAAAAAGTGTCTTCAACTGCTTTTGAAAACTTTGTCATTCCAAACAGGTCCAAAATCATCTTAAACAGGAATTTGTGGTTGTTTCGTCCCCGATTGCCAAGGACATTAATTCTCATGCCTTGTGATCCTATGTGCAGTTGAAGAACTATTACCAGCCAAGAAACAGTCACCGGACAGTCTCTGTCAACTTGGAAGGAATAAAAGTTCCTATGTATGGAGCTGCATCAACTTTGACTGTTCCCCCAACAAGTAGTCCGGTTCCAATGATATTGGCGTTCAAAATTCGATCACGAGGATATGTCGTAGGGCAGCTAGTAAGAACAACACATATAAAGCAAATCTCTTGCCCTGTGGGTATTGATTCTACCAGCAACAAAGCCATCGTGTTCAAGAAGAATTCGTGCACATATGAGTGACTCTGTTCACACTTTGAGTCCTGAACTTCGTATTGATTCGATTTGTCTCTCTCAATGAATTTGATAAGAAATTTGTCTGAAGATTACTCTTTTGTTGGTTTGTGCAGAGATACCTCAGTATGAATAAAGAGTGGTTGCCTTTGTAAATATCCATCTTTTTTATTCTGTTCAAGAAGTGTTACTAAACTGTAAAAGACTCGTTTTCTTTTCAACCATTTCTGGATGGCTTCAAATGACTCAAAAATTGGAAACattaacaaaacaataaacaatatcAGGAAACTTTCAAAATGAAGGCATACTTAAATTTCATTACAGAAGATCAGGTTTTGGAAGAGAACTGATCCAGAATTCTGCATCGAAGGTGGCCCTAAATGTATTATTATCACAGGAATAGAGATAAGATGGGAAAATATGGGAAAATTATGTCAAGATGTAGCTATGAATATGGGAATCTTCAATGTGTCTTTATCAAAGTATACTTGTGTTATGGTGTGAATTAAGAAAGGAATTATGACCAATTTAGTGCTACTGATATTTTTCAACTGATATTTCTTGGTTCATTGAAAATCTCTCAATctccaatttatttttattgacgAGTTCTATACCAAAACTAGTGGGGGCCGGGGGGTTAATGCCAAAACAAATTCTCTCTTTGACAATAATAGAGAATATGATTCCATTCTCTTTCCTATGTGGCAGACAGACATTTCTATTTCAAcgtttttctctctatttttgtCATGTAATTAGATAAATCgttgaaattttataaaattagcaTAATTGTTCATTTTGATCTGCTTCTAAGTTAAATCTCAGAATCAGATCTAATGCCTGATCGTTTAAAACTGCCAATTTATCCATTTAGACTGATTTCAGAAAGAGTTTGTTGGGATGTTCAGACCGCCTTTTGATCGGATGGCTTCAAAGAATTCACGtggatctttttttttatttatttattccaaCGTGGATCCTTTATTTTGATCCACATCATAGAGCGAGTAAATTTTTTTATGAGCAATATTATTTAACTTTAGGACAGGACTTAATCACCGAACAGCCCTATCCCACATCGACTCATTGCCAGAAAAATCCAACGAAAAAACTTGGCTTCATTATTGGCCTCAGCACCTTTATCCTTTACCCATAATTATCTTCAGCGCAGGGAAGGAAAAGGGCtaggaagagagagaaaaagtaagagagagagagagaaaaaaaaagatttttcatTAATAGAATATTGTTAAAAATCCTTAAAATGGGGAGAGAAAATGACaggaaaataatatttatcgccgagttaaaacttaaatttcaaaagattcCATTTGGAAGAGGGGCTTCCAGAGTCTTTCCTTGTATAAAATCATCATATCCATTTTAGTACTTTCTTCGTGTTTCTCTGTGTTCGATTATACCCTTGGAAGAAGAAACAGCTGAGTTTGGGGTAATCTTTTTCTGGGTTTTGAAGATAAGACTCAAAAGAGATCACCGAGAGCAAATCCCCACCAGTTCTCTCTTTTCAGCAAAGGCGAAAGGATGTTGGAAGGCAAAGCTTTGATACAGGACACAGATATGCCTGGCAAGATGCAGATCCAAGCCATGGACGCTGCTTCTAAAGCTCTGGATCTCTATGATGTTTTCGACTGCAAATCCATTGCTGCCCACATAAAAAAggtcctctctctctctctcttcgtTTGATGTGTATGTAGGAGAAAATGGTGGGTTGCAGATGTTTTTTCTTCACTTTAATGGCAGAACCGTGTTGGTTCTGCGTCTGTGTCGAAGACAAGAGGTTGGTAAGAGAATCTCAGGCTTTGATCCTTAAAACTTGCTTGGTTGTGGATTTGCAGGATTTTGACAACAGATATGGAAGCGGATGGCAATGTGTGGTTGGTTcaaattttggttgtttcttcaCCCACTCCAAGGGGTCTTTCATCTACTTCAAACTGGAGACCCTTAACTTTCTCATCTTCAAAGGGGTGACTTCTTCGGCTCCATGATTTTTAGTTGTGTTTTCTCTTTATTTGAATCTCTAAAGAGTCTGAGAAGAGAAACAAAAAAGGGAAGGCTTTCGGTTTCCTTTCCTGTGGCTAAGTCAATCCGATTGGAAGGGGAAGGTCGAATTGAAGAAGCGTAAGGGAGATGGTAGGGAAATGTACAAATTGACATTTTGGGATTGTTTGGATGTTTATGTTCAAAAAGCTTTTAATGCTTTTATGGGTATACTATGTAAATATTGAAGTCATGGGGAGACAGTTCTTAATCCTTTTCAAGAATTTTCATTGCcctttttctttgatttctATTTTCTGCCAAGATTAGCTAATTATTGagtaaataaaatcaattacaGGCAGTCTCCTTGTTGATCGATATGGTCACAAATTATCCAAGACTTGTCAATTGGAGTCATATTTACAAACTGAGACCCCTAACAAGACCTACTGATAAATAAGGGGCCAGCTTGAATGAGAAATGAACGTagttttcattttcaatcccAAAGAATGCTTGACAACGGTCATTCTGGGAAACAAAAGGAACCATAAAACACCAATAAGATTAACGCCCTAGCTCAAAAGTTTCAATGACTACCAGGAGATGTCTAAAAGTATGTCAAAATCAAATCACAGGAGTAATCAGAGGCTCATTCCTGAAATGTGCCTCCAAGTTGCTAATCACAAGATCTGCCATTGCGATGCTGGTCTCAATGGTATCCGTTCCTACATGAGGCAGTAGAACGACATTTTCAAGCTCAAGCAATTGTTCAGGTACATGGGGCTCGTTTTCAAACACATCTAGCCCTGCTCCACCTAAACGACCTTCAAGTAGTGCTGAGACAAGCTCAGATTCATCGATGTGAGCCCCTCGTCCAACATTGATGAGAATGCCATTTGGTCCTAATGTATCAATTACTTCTCGATTGACAATGTGCTTAGTTTCTTCCGTCAGAGTGCATGACACAAACAGAATCTGGGAATTTGCAGCCAAGTCTAAGACGCTGGGAAAGTATTTGTAACCACTTTGATGCATTTTACGCCTAGTGAAATAACCGATGGGGCAACCAAATGCTTCTGCTCTTTTGGCAATGGCTGAACCAATCCTTCCCAACCCAAGAATGCCAACTGACTTACCATTGAACTGAAAGAGACAACTACTAAATCAATCAACCAATCAAGTAACATGAATTCGCTATAGTTCATAATCATCAAGACTTGACTATACTTTTTGTTCCAAGAGCTAAAGAGTAAGATAGGATCAGGAAAAACCAGGTGATGTTGAAAGCGGTAAAGAGTAATTTGGAGGTTCATTAAGATTTGAATGGAATCTCTCTTAAATTTCCACCAAAATATCCTGGAACCTAACAAAAAATGTTACGCAATCTATTATCTCAAATTCATTCCTCACAATTCGAAGGCTTCTCTCCTCTGCAATCCAGCTCAATCAAAACAAGAAATATCATCAAGGATTCGCCATAAACCTATAATCAATTTCAGGTGGTAGATAATGCAACGAGTAAAACTAGTTCATAACAATCTCTAACCTATCGTAATACATAAATGAAAGCAGCATACCCTCGTTGCCAATCTGAAACCGTCTTTCGTCCACGATCCACTTCTGACGAACCGATCAGACTCACAAATCCTCCTCGAAACCGCCATGGCCAGTCCAATTGCAGCATCGGCGACATCGTCAGTCAATACGTCGGGTGTATTGACAACCCTTATCCCCTTCTCCATACATTTGGGCAAATCAATCTTGTCCAATCCGACACTGAAGGTCGCTACGATTTCCAAAGCGGG
This region includes:
- the LOC120085763 gene encoding uncharacterized protein LOC120085763 → MLSAKSESDITSLAPSSPSRSPKRPTYYVQSPSRCSNDGDKSSSMHTTPIYNNSPIESPSHPSFGRHSRNSSASRFSGIFRSSSGRKGSSKKQISNEKGWPECNVIMEEGPYDDLEDKALSRRFQAIIAFLSFIALFTFFCLIIWGASRPFKAQISVKSLAVHNFYVGEGSDSTGVPTKLLTLNSTLRLSVYNPATVFGIHVTSTPIDLIYSEIVVASGQLKNYYQPRNSHRTVSVNLEGIKVPMYGAASTLTVPPTSSPVPMILAFKIRSRGYVVGQLVRTTHIKQISCPVGIDSTSNKAIVFKKNSCTYE
- the LOC120085764 gene encoding dynein light chain LC6, flagellar outer arm-like; the protein is MLEGKALIQDTDMPGKMQIQAMDAASKALDLYDVFDCKSIAAHIKKDFDNRYGSGWQCVVGSNFGCFFTHSKGSFIYFKLETLNFLIFKGVTSSAP
- the LOC120085762 gene encoding glyoxylate/hydroxypyruvate/pyruvate reductase 2KGR-like; translation: MESIGVAMTTPMFSYLEQQLERRFNLFKLWNHPLDSDFLQENAQSIRAVVGCTKSGADANLIDSLPALEIVATFSVGLDKIDLPKCMEKGIRVVNTPDVLTDDVADAAIGLAMAVSRRICESDRFVRSGSWTKDGFRLATRFNGKSVGILGLGRIGSAIAKRAEAFGCPIGYFTRRKMHQSGYKYFPSVLDLAANSQILFVSCTLTEETKHIVNREVIDTLGPNGILINVGRGAHIDESELVSALLEGRLGGAGLDVFENEPHVPEQLLELENVVLLPHVGTDTIETSIAMADLVISNLEAHFRNEPLITPVI